In Topomyia yanbarensis strain Yona2022 chromosome 2, ASM3024719v1, whole genome shotgun sequence, one DNA window encodes the following:
- the LOC131681497 gene encoding uncharacterized protein LOC131681497: MSVNNTGDEEPKMSRLLKLAQKFNCFYLNGLVKGNCRPFVVDGQQVGLITQNVMEQLLKYPEVFCVKNAEPGKQKIVELNPAFRDYTERSEQIDKVLQEFRSEAVFVALKGWRNECYEVKSTTESLLKMDRSATCLFGVRNYGVEINGYVRHPTKGLCIWLQQRSDTKQTWPGKWDNMVSGGLSVGFGIYQTAVKEAAEEASIPPHLIKNLVSAGCVSFFFESERGIFPNTEFVFDLELPEDFEPDNSDGEVQNFQLLPVKECLERVFAPDFKTTSCPVVIDFMIRHGVITPENEINFTQIVELLHVPLQSLYTYRTTKVKNLNNGNSIQNGRV, from the exons ATGAGTGTAAATAACACTGGTGACGAGGAGCCGAAGATGTCAAGACTGTTGAAATTAGCGCAGAAGTTTAACTGCTTTTATCTGAATG GCCTTGTTAAGGGCAATTGTCGCCCATTTGTCGTGGACGGGCAGCAGGTTGGTCTTATCACACAGAACGTAATGGAGCAATTACTGAAGTATCCGGAGGTATTCTGCGTTAAAAATGCTGAACCAGGAAAACag AAAATCGTCGAGCTTAATCCGGCCTTCCGGGACTACACCGAACGCTCGGAGCAAATAGATAAAGTGCTGCAGGAATTTCGCTCCGAGGCCGTCTTTGTTGCTCTGAAAGGATGGCGCAATGAATGTTACGAGGTAAAAAGCACAACGGAGTCACTTCTCAAAATGGACCGCTCGGCAACGTGTCTTTTCGGCGTGCGCAACTATGGCGTCGAAATCAACGGCTATGTTCGGCATCCGACCAAGGGGCTGTGCATCTGGCTACAGCAACGTTCGGATACCAAGCAGACGTGGCCCGGCAAATGGGACAACATGGTCAGTGGCGGGCTCTCCGTTGGCTTCGGTATCTATCAAACCGCCGTCAAGGAGGCGGCCGAAGAGGCATCTATACCGCCGCATTTGATTAAGAACCTCGTTTCGGCCGGATGCGTTTCGTTCTTCTTCGAGAGTGAACGGGGTATTTTCCCCAATACGGAGTTTGTGTTCGATTTAGAACTGCCGGAAGATTTTGAGCCTGATAATAGTGATGGCGAGGTGCAGAATTTTCAGCTGCTGCCGGTAAAGGAGTGTTTGGAACGAGTTTTCGCACCGGACTTCAAAACAACGAGTTGCCCGGTCGTGATCGACTTTATGATTCGACATGGCGTTATTACTCCAGAAAATG AGATCAACTTTACCCAAATCGTTGAACTTCTGCATGTTCCATTACAATCACTTTACACATACAGAACAACGAAGGTTAAAAACCTCAATAATGGTAATAGTATTCAGAATGGCCGAGTTTAG
- the LOC131681502 gene encoding cysteine-rich with EGF-like domain protein 2 isoform X2 — translation MRKKSLLVSTLLLFLSIITQNGADIPQSVPNLLSTKKERQKSEKLPPCKACSVLVNSFRDGMKRTERSKHEGGDAAWEEDRLGSYKTSELRLVEIQESLCRDVSRGEDQCHQLAEEYESLIEEWWKVHQSHQPELHLWLCVEQAKVCCLDGFFGPACEPCPSCFGNGKCKGNGTRKGNGKCVCDEGYAGDNCESCDLEFYEAFRDTEKLLCTKCHKACATGGCTGAGPNACRVCRSGWLMDSQRGGCTDINECITANTCTKHQFCVNNEGSFSCLECDKSCDGCDGDGPDMCKSCADGFELRDGMCTVITKETQHQSDDISDEGRTDKNKANDEL, via the exons ATGAGGAAAAAGAGCCTGTTAGTTTCTACACTCCTGTTGTTCCTATCCATCATTACCCAAAACGGTGCCGATATACCTCAGTCGGTTCCAAATTTGCTGTCCACAAAAAAAGAACGGCAAAAGTCGGAAAAACTTCCGCCCTGTAAAGCATGCTCGGTGTTGGTAAACTCTTTTCGCGATGGTATGAAACGAACCGAGCGGTCCAAGCACGAAGGTGGCGATGCTGCTTGGGAAGAAGATCGGCTCGGTAGTTACAAAACAAGTGAACTCCGCCTGGTTGAAATTCAGGAAAGCCTCTGCCGGGATGTATCCCGTGGAGAGGACCAGTGTCATCAATTGGCCGAGGAATATGAATCACTAATCGAAGAGTGGTGGAAGGTACACCAAAGCCATCAACCAGAACTGCATTTGTGGCTCTGCGTTGAGCAGGCCAAAGTTTGCTGTCTTGATGGATTCTTCGGTCCAGCATGCGAACCGTGTCCCAGTTGCTTCGGTAATGGAAAATGCAAAGGGAATGGGACTAGGAAGGGAAACGGCAAATGTGTATGTGATGAGGGATACGCTGGTGACAACTGCGAAAGCTGTGACTTGGAGTTCTACGAGGCGTTTCGGGACACAGAGAAGCTGCTCTGCACCAAGTGTCATAAAGCTTGCGCGACCGGAGGTTGCACCGGAGCGGGACCGAATG CTTGTCGCGTTTGCCGGAGTGGGTGGCTCATGGACAGTCAGCGAGGTGGATGCACGGATATTAATGAGTGCATCACGGCCAATACCTGCACTAAGCATCAGTTTTGCGTGAACAACGAGGGATCGTTTAGTTGTCTTG AATGTGATAAATCCTGCGACGGTTGCGATGGAGATGGACCAGATATGTGCAAGAGCTGTGCCGATGGCTTTGAGTTGAGAGACGGCATGTGCACTG TTATTACCAAAGAGACCCAACACCAATCTGATGATATTTCCGATGAGGGAAGGACAGACAAAAATAAAGCAAACGATGAACTTTAA
- the LOC131681502 gene encoding cysteine-rich with EGF-like domain protein 2 isoform X1, with protein sequence MRKKSLLVSTLLLFLSIITQNGADIPQSVPNLLSTKKERQKSEKLPPCKACSVLVNSFRDGMKRTERSKHEGGDAAWEEDRLGSYKTSELRLVEIQESLCRDVSRGEDQCHQLAEEYESLIEEWWKVHQSHQPELHLWLCVEQAKVCCLDGFFGPACEPCPSCFGNGKCKGNGTRKGNGKCVCDEGYAGDNCESCDLEFYEAFRDTEKLLCTKCHKACATGGCTGAGPNACRVCRSGWLMDSQRGGCTDINECITANTCTKHQFCVNNEGSFSCLECDKSCDGCDGDGPDMCKSCADGFELRDGMCTDTSNEKRNQYVNFTRYLTYLGLCIATCIVLQSSTWLAALVGLAVAVYISVSEYWLNTSPQGTPAPSPKILDDILQQQ encoded by the exons ATGAGGAAAAAGAGCCTGTTAGTTTCTACACTCCTGTTGTTCCTATCCATCATTACCCAAAACGGTGCCGATATACCTCAGTCGGTTCCAAATTTGCTGTCCACAAAAAAAGAACGGCAAAAGTCGGAAAAACTTCCGCCCTGTAAAGCATGCTCGGTGTTGGTAAACTCTTTTCGCGATGGTATGAAACGAACCGAGCGGTCCAAGCACGAAGGTGGCGATGCTGCTTGGGAAGAAGATCGGCTCGGTAGTTACAAAACAAGTGAACTCCGCCTGGTTGAAATTCAGGAAAGCCTCTGCCGGGATGTATCCCGTGGAGAGGACCAGTGTCATCAATTGGCCGAGGAATATGAATCACTAATCGAAGAGTGGTGGAAGGTACACCAAAGCCATCAACCAGAACTGCATTTGTGGCTCTGCGTTGAGCAGGCCAAAGTTTGCTGTCTTGATGGATTCTTCGGTCCAGCATGCGAACCGTGTCCCAGTTGCTTCGGTAATGGAAAATGCAAAGGGAATGGGACTAGGAAGGGAAACGGCAAATGTGTATGTGATGAGGGATACGCTGGTGACAACTGCGAAAGCTGTGACTTGGAGTTCTACGAGGCGTTTCGGGACACAGAGAAGCTGCTCTGCACCAAGTGTCATAAAGCTTGCGCGACCGGAGGTTGCACCGGAGCGGGACCGAATG CTTGTCGCGTTTGCCGGAGTGGGTGGCTCATGGACAGTCAGCGAGGTGGATGCACGGATATTAATGAGTGCATCACGGCCAATACCTGCACTAAGCATCAGTTTTGCGTGAACAACGAGGGATCGTTTAGTTGTCTTG AATGTGATAAATCCTGCGACGGTTGCGATGGAGATGGACCAGATATGTGCAAGAGCTGTGCCGATGGCTTTGAGTTGAGAGACGGCATGTGCACTG ATACATCGAACGAGAAACGCAACCAGTATGTCAACTTTACCCGATATCTCACGTATCTGGGCTTATGTATAGCAACTTGTATCGTACTTCAGAGTTCGACGTGGCTAGCAGCTCTCGTTGGTTTGGCCGTTGCCGTCTACATCTCGGTGTCCGAATACTGGCTAAATACCAGCCCGCAAGGCACCCCAGCTCCCTCACCAAAGATACTCGATGACATTCTGCAGCAGCAGTAG